The genome window ACAAATTATAAAACTCGAAATAAAAAGGCGGAAATCCACCTGATTTTTTTATCTATTCTTGATTCGTTTATCGATTTATGATAAAATAAACTCGAAATAAAAAGGTGGAAATCCACCTAAATTATTCTTGCGAGGTAGTTATATGATCATTAAACGAGATTATTATCTAAAGAAAATTATAGATAAAAGAGAAAATGGTAGGATAAAGATTATTACAGGGATAAGAAGATGTGGGAAATCATATCTGTTATTTAATTTGTACCAAGAGTACCTATTGTCTAAAGGCGTCAAAGAAAATCAAATTATATCAATTGCACTTGATGAAATAGATAATCTTGAATATAGGAATCCATTCAGATTGAACGAGTACATCAAGGAAAAAACTAAAAACAGAGATCAAATATACTACATTTTCATTGATGAAATTCAATTATCTGTGGCTGTAAGCAATCCCTATATTGATAGCAAAGAAGAGAATGTAACTTTTGTTGATGTATTGCTCGGACTTATGAAACATAGCAATTTGGACATTTATGTAACAGGCAGTAATTCTAAAATGCTCTCATCTGATGTGCTGACACAGTTTAGAGATCGTGGTGATGAGATACATGTAAATCCTCTATCATTTGCAGAAGCTTACGATTTGTATGAAAAGAAAGAGCAGGCTTTTGAGAATTATACCGTATATGGAGGTATGCCATATATCTATAGTTTAAAAAGTGATGAGGAAAAGAATCAATACTTGAAGGACTTATTTAGGGAAACATATATAAAGGATATTCTTGAAAGAAATAACATACAAAATGAGAAGGAGGTACTTGAATTACTGCTTGACTTCACATCTTCCGCCATTGGTTCACTAACTAATCCGACTAAACTTTCAAGAAGATTTTTGTCAGAGAAGCAGATAAAAATATCTTCCAATACAATTTCCAAATATCTTAGTTTCTTTGAAGAGGCATATGTTATATACCATGCCAACAGATATGATGTTAAGGGTTCAAGATATTTCTCAACGCCACTAAAATATTACTTTGCAGATGTAGGTCTTAGAAATGCAAGATTAAATTTTAGGCAAGTAGAAGACACACATATTATGGAAAACATCATCTATAACGACTTGCTTCGTAGAGGATATAATATAGATGTTGGTGTGGTTGAGCACGATTTTAAGAAAGATGGAAACAGAAGAAAGGTTCAGCTTGAGGTTGATTTTGTTATAAACAAAGGGCATCAAAGGTACTATATTCAATCAGCTTTAAATGTAGACAGTACAGAGAAAAGAGAGCAAGAAACGGCATCACTTAAGAAAATAGATGATTCATTTAAAAAGATTGTGATTGTAAGGAAGCAGATTATTCCCAGACATGATAATGCTGGTATTTTATACATTGGAGTAGAGGATTTTTTGCTTAATGAATCAATCATAGATTTATAAAAATATTTTGTGTCATTTGCTTGACACGAGAGGGTTCCGCCTCACTGCTTATTAACATCAGCGTAAGCTGGAAAAGCTGCAAAATATCAAGAAATCTATGCTGGAAAAGATGTTTGTTTAGGAGGAAATGCGAAAATGGACAAGTTGATCTTATTGATTCCGATGCCAATCGTGTAACTAAGGTGTTCAGTACACTTTTTAAGGGGTGATGATTATGAGAGCCTATTCAAATGATTATTTGAATGATGTGGTGGAAAATCAGGGAAAACTCTTTGACTTCGTTGCTCAAAATTTCTCCGATAAGGACACCGATGACTTTATTAAAACCTATATGCAAAGCAAAACAAGAAAAAGCATTGATGAAGCGAAAGCTTATGTCAATACCATGAGTGCTAAAGAGTTGTGGGATGAAAGATCCCGACAGGTTTGATAAAACAAAATGGAAAGGGAAAAATTTGCTTGGATATACCCTTATGATGGTGCGGGAACGCTTGTAATTCACTCTTACTTGGGAACAGCGTAAGCTGCGCCCTTATGGTTCTCGCATTTTAGAAGAATCCAAAATCTCTCCTGTTTTTTCGCTGACACGATCTTTTTGCGTAAGTGGCAAACTCGGGATGAAAAAAATAAAACAGATTTTTTTGTTACATTTTAACAGAACTTGTGGTATACTGTTGCGGTGTCGGTCGCTCCGCCGGCACAAAAAATATTTTTGAAACGGAAGGAGGACCGTAGAACCTGAAAGGAGCAAACAATATTTAGACATTAGAAAAAGAGGAAGATTATGAAAATAGAAAGATTTTTGGCATTTATTCTTTTGATAGGGCTATTCTTGTGTAATCTGACACACATAATACAAAAAAACCATTTCATCCGAAAAAAAACGTAAAAAAAAGAAAAACCCCGAAAAAAGGCTAAAAATCAACGAAATTCAAATGTGAAAAAACGAAAAACAACCGAAAAATCAAAAAGGAGCTGTCAGAAAAAAATCGGACAAGCTCCTTTCAAAATTATCAAAAAATCGTAGTATTAAAATTTCATTCAAAAATCATTCTAAAAACGTTCAAACACCATTAAAATAAGCATTTTAAAGAAACGGCAAAATTATTCAAATCTTAAAAAACCGTTCAAATCTATCCAAATTCCCAAGAATTCTCACGGAAATTCCCAAAAAGCAGGATAAGAAAATAAAAAACCGTTCAAAACCCATTCAAATAGGTATTTTACAACTTTACTAAGTTTACCAAAAGCCAAAAATTACTGCGGACACTGCGGACATTTTTTAAGCAACTGCGGACATCGTGGCCGTCAGGCTATTTTAGCGGGATTGCTGGCAATATGTTCAAAAATTGAAAGGACAACTTTCTTTCCTTTATGATTTAAAAAAATTAGGCTTTAAAGAATCAATGATGCGACCTAAACATCTACTATTTTCATTCAAAGGAATATTATCAAATTCAGGGTTTAAAGAGATCAATTCATTTTTTCCTAATTTTTTCACAAAAACTTCATCATCAACGCAGAAAATTCCAATTTCGCCAAGGTCTACGGAGCTGGAAGATTGAACCAATAGGATATCATTATTAGAAAATTTAGGTTCCATACTTGAACCGGAAACCCTTACAGCATAATCAACCTTTTTGTATTCGATAATATCAGGTATAGATAAAGTATCGGCAGCAGAATCATCAAAAAGCAACTGACCAGTACCGGCACTTACAGCATTTAAATAATATTCGACATCTCTGGTTTCTTCTTTGATAATTTCGGATTTTGAGGCTTGTTTAACAAATAGATCAAGCAGTGTTTGAACAGCTTCTTTGTTTTCAGCAGAAATCATTTTATAATCAGAAAGAATTTTTAATTCTTCTAAATTATAGGAAGCGGAATATTTTCCGCTGGCCAACCAATCGAGAGAAAGATTTAAATAATTTGCAATCAAAATAATCTTATCGACGGATGGAGATTTTAATCTACCTTTTTTCCAGTCAGTAAGAAAACTCGTATTGATCTTTAAAGCAGTTAAAAGTTCTTTTTCTGTAATTCCTTTGTTTTTTAGGGTTTCGAGAATACGTTCTAAAATTAAATCATTTTGATAATCCACACAGACCTCCTGAAATAAGAAATATCTAACTATTCTATTGACAAATACGAAAAATCGTATTATTATATATATGCGGCAATAAATATTCCCAATAAAAGAAAAGAAATGTTTTTTATAGTATATCATAAAATTCAATATTGGAAAGGAAAAATATATGAAAAATAATAAAACAACATTTTATGGAAAAAAGGTAAAGCAAAGGCTGATTGAATTAGATATGACGCAAAGGGAATTGGCGCAAAAAGTGAAAATGAATGAGAATTACATTACTCAAATCTTAACTGGAAGAAAAGGTGGATACAAATACCGCCAAAGAATCAATGAAATCTTATGGCCAGCCGAAGAACTGGAATCTGTAATTTAAGAAGGAGAATGGGAAAGAAATGAAAAAAGAAGAAATACTAAAAGAAATTAAAGAATTAAAAGAAATAAAAGAAATGTTGGAGATGGATGTGGAAGAATGGGCGAAGATTTACGGGGAAAAATTCGGTCACAAAATAGAAGAAAAGGATGTTTACCCGTACCGAACGGGGGTTGCAATATCAACTTTAAACTATATTTTAGAAAAACACTCTATAAGAGGTAGCAAATGAACGAAATCGTTGAAAGTTTAAATGACATTAAACAGCTTTTAAATGATATTAAAACACTTTTAGAAGAACAAAGACCGACTACCAAAAAAGAGTCAGCTGTAAAAAAGGGAGCACTGGATGCGCTCTTTCGGGCGTATACAGAAGATGAAACGCTTTTGCAAAGTTTGTTTGACTTTGCGGATATGAGAAAAAAAGCACGTTCTCCGCTCACGGTTCGGGCGGCAGAAATGCAGCTGCGAAAGCTTGATGAGATAGCTAAGACAACAAAGGATAAGATTGTGTTAGTTGAGCAAAGCACAATGAATGGCTGGAAAAGCATTTATCCTCTGTCAGAAAAGTTTAAGTCAGCCGGAACGGTCAAACAAACAACGTTTAATAACTATCAGCAACGAGAAGAAGATTATGCTGAAATAGAACGCAAGATTATGGAACAAAGAATTAAAAGAAGGGAGGTGTGATGATTGCTGACCGTAAAGGAAGTAGCAGAATTAATGGATTGCTCCGTAAGGACAGTAAGAAGAAAAATTGCAGAACATAGTCTTATAGCCATGGAGCAGAAAAATAAAAAAAATGGGCAAACCGAATATCTTATAAGATTAGAAGATCTGCCGGAGAACGTGCAAAGAAAATATTTAAAACAAGAAGAATTATTTTTACCGGAAGCAAAGGATTCTGCTCATTACGGCAAGGGGTTAAAGGAAGAAAAAAAGAGTTTTTCGGATTTTAATGAAAGGGAGCGAGAAGAAATCCGGGAATGGATTGAAATCTTAAAGCAATGGCAGACCGAACGGGCACTATATCACAACAAAACCGAAGCAGATAAAAATATTATTGCAGCCATTAATGCGGAACTCTTTCGTAGAGGGAGTAACCTTACGGTCAGCAGTAGCGTGCTGTATCGAAAATTTTTCTTTTACCGCAACGGTGATTATGAAGGGCTACTGGATAAGCGGGGTGGTTGGAACAAAGGAAATTCTTCGATGCCGGCTGAAGTATGGGATGCGTTTTTGTTTTACTATCTCGATGAAAGACAACCGGCACTGGCGAAGGTCTACAAGGACACATTTCAATGGACAAAAGAGTTTTATCCGCATTTTTTGGAAGTTATGCCCAGCGAGCGTACCTTTCGCCGGAAGTTAGAAAAAGAAGTGCCGTTAGCAGTCCAGACTTATTTGCGCCAAGGCGCGAAAGCACTGGACGACGAGTGCCTGCCCTATATTGAACGAGCCTATGACGAATTGCAGGTCAATGATGTCTGGGTAACCGATAACCACACACTGGATATTATCAGTACTTATGATAATGGGAAAAAAGACAATCATCGCATGTATTTAACGGCCTTTTGGGATGCGAAGTCCGGGATTTTAACCGGCTGGAATATTACCAATGATCCCAGCATTAACTCCACGCTTTTTGCCCTGCGGCATGGGATTAAGCGCTGCGGTGTACCGAAAGTAATCTACGCCGACAACGGTAGCGAGTTTATGAGTTATGACTTTGGCGGCCGGGGAAAACGGAGTCAAAAACCGGAGAATGAAATCGAATACGCTCTTACCATTCTTGGCCGGATGGGGATTGAAATTCGGACGGCAAAGGTCAAAAATGCCAGAGCAAAACCGGTAGAGCGATTTTTTCTTAGTTTTAAAGAGCATATCAGCAAATTATTTTCCACTTACACTGGCGGCAACATTACCGAGCGACCGGAGAGCCTGAAAAGCCAGCTCAAAAAAGGGAATATTCCAACGGATTCCAAACTTCGGGATGACTTGGCGCTTTTAATCGAAAAAGAAAATTGCGAGCCTTATGGCGGCGCAGAAAAGCGGAAATATCAAGGCATGACCAAAATAGAGGTATTTAATGAGGGGTTAAAACACATAAAGCAAGTATTAATGACAGAGGATGACCTTGACCTTTTTCTGCTTCGCGGGAAAAAGCAGAAAGTTGGCAGAAAAGGGGTATTCGTGGAGATTGCAAAAGAAAAAATCTATTTTATGGCAGCGGATTCTTGGCTGCACTTTGGCAGAGAAGTTCTTGTCCGGTATGATCCGACGGATTTATCCAGCGTTCGCATTTACGACATGGAAGACAGATATATGGCGACATGGGAAGTGGAACGAACGTTGCTCTTAAACTTCCTTGAAAGCGACACGGATAGACTGGCCGAAGCAAACGAAAAGTTAGCAAGTGTTAGAAAATCAGTGAAACAGTATGCCAAAGATATGTTTGCGAATATGCGGTCAGATACCAAGATTGATATTTTGGATCTGCAAATCCGAAAAGCGCACCGATTGACCGAGGGAACGCTGATCGAGCAAAGTAATCTGGTAGAAGTAAGGCGCTTTGAAGAAAAGCAGCTTTGTCAGGCAACGGG of Lachnospiraceae bacterium oral taxon 500 contains these proteins:
- a CDS encoding ATPase — encoded protein: MIIKRDYYLKKIIDKRENGRIKIITGIRRCGKSYLLFNLYQEYLLSKGVKENQIISIALDEIDNLEYRNPFRLNEYIKEKTKNRDQIYYIFIDEIQLSVAVSNPYIDSKEENVTFVDVLLGLMKHSNLDIYVTGSNSKMLSSDVLTQFRDRGDEIHVNPLSFAEAYDLYEKKEQAFENYTVYGGMPYIYSLKSDEEKNQYLKDLFRETYIKDILERNNIQNEKEVLELLLDFTSSAIGSLTNPTKLSRRFLSEKQIKISSNTISKYLSFFEEAYVIYHANRYDVKGSRYFSTPLKYYFADVGLRNARLNFRQVEDTHIMENIIYNDLLRRGYNIDVGVVEHDFKKDGNRRKVQLEVDFVINKGHQRYYIQSALNVDSTEKREQETASLKKIDDSFKKIVIVRKQIIPRHDNAGILYIGVEDFLLNESIIDL
- a CDS encoding transcriptional regulator — its product is MKNNKTTFYGKKVKQRLIELDMTQRELAQKVKMNENYITQILTGRKGGYKYRQRINEILWPAEELESVI
- a CDS encoding integrase, producing MDCSVRTVRRKIAEHSLIAMEQKNKKNGQTEYLIRLEDLPENVQRKYLKQEELFLPEAKDSAHYGKGLKEEKKSFSDFNEREREEIREWIEILKQWQTERALYHNKTEADKNIIAAINAELFRRGSNLTVSSSVLYRKFFFYRNGDYEGLLDKRGGWNKGNSSMPAEVWDAFLFYYLDERQPALAKVYKDTFQWTKEFYPHFLEVMPSERTFRRKLEKEVPLAVQTYLRQGAKALDDECLPYIERAYDELQVNDVWVTDNHTLDIISTYDNGKKDNHRMYLTAFWDAKSGILTGWNITNDPSINSTLFALRHGIKRCGVPKVIYADNGSEFMSYDFGGRGKRSQKPENEIEYALTILGRMGIEIRTAKVKNARAKPVERFFLSFKEHISKLFSTYTGGNITERPESLKSQLKKGNIPTDSKLRDDLALLIEKENCEPYGGAEKRKYQGMTKIEVFNEGLKHIKQVLMTEDDLDLFLLRGKKQKVGRKGVFVEIAKEKIYFMAADSWLHFGREVLVRYDPTDLSSVRIYDMEDRYMATWEVERTLLLNFLESDTDRLAEANEKLASVRKSVKQYAKDMFANMRSDTKIDILDLQIRKAHRLTEGTLIEQSNLVEVRRFEEKQLCQATGTEAAVVIDIDRMNRNGERRKGR